The following are from one region of the Leucobacter sp. Psy1 genome:
- a CDS encoding SRPBCC family protein, with amino-acid sequence MPVTDVSIDTSALTLTVIADFSAPVPRLWDAYTDPRQIERFWGPPGYPATFVRHDGFAGGRTEYFMTSPEGERFNGYWEWVAVNAPHSFEVRDGFADADGRPDTALPTTRMVFDFTATALGTRVTTTSHFGSLEDLEQLRSMGMDEGLRLAMGQIDGVLADLSAYAAGVPASLQRLGDTRARVSRVIRGDVDTVWRAHHDAELLRRWLLGPDGWTMPVCEPGEQVGERYRYEWESAGDGQRFGFTGEVLESEPPRRSVTTEAMTTADDPNADASPSTRNELTLSPVAGGTLLTLVITYPTEELREQILATGMVDGMEASYARLELMTGAPASHA; translated from the coding sequence ATGCCCGTCACCGACGTTTCCATCGACACCTCAGCGCTGACGCTCACGGTGATCGCGGACTTCAGCGCCCCGGTTCCCCGCTTGTGGGACGCGTACACGGATCCCCGGCAGATCGAGCGGTTCTGGGGGCCTCCCGGATACCCTGCCACGTTCGTCCGTCACGACGGATTCGCCGGCGGTCGCACCGAGTACTTCATGACCAGCCCCGAGGGCGAGCGATTCAACGGGTACTGGGAGTGGGTCGCCGTCAACGCACCGCACTCATTCGAAGTGCGCGACGGTTTTGCCGACGCTGATGGACGGCCCGATACAGCGCTGCCGACGACGCGAATGGTCTTCGATTTCACCGCGACCGCCCTCGGCACCCGCGTCACCACCACGAGCCACTTCGGTTCGCTCGAGGATCTCGAGCAGCTGCGTTCCATGGGAATGGACGAGGGCCTGCGTCTCGCGATGGGCCAGATCGATGGGGTGCTCGCCGACCTCTCGGCCTACGCCGCCGGGGTCCCGGCCTCCCTCCAGCGGCTCGGTGACACCCGCGCCCGGGTCTCCCGCGTCATCCGCGGCGATGTCGATACCGTGTGGAGGGCTCACCACGACGCAGAGCTTCTGCGGCGCTGGCTGCTCGGGCCGGACGGATGGACGATGCCCGTGTGCGAACCCGGTGAGCAGGTCGGCGAGCGGTACCGATACGAGTGGGAAAGCGCAGGCGACGGTCAGCGCTTCGGCTTCACGGGAGAGGTGCTCGAGTCGGAGCCGCCGCGGCGCTCGGTAACGACAGAGGCCATGACGACGGCTGATGATCCGAATGCGGATGCCAGTCCCTCCACCCGCAATGAACTGACGCTCTCACCGGTCGCCGGCGGGACGCTCCTCACGCTGGTCATCACTTACCCAACGGAGGAACTGCGCGAGCAGATTCTCGCGACCGGGATGGTGGACGGCATGGAGGCCAGCTACGCCCGTCTCGAACTGATGACGGGCGCGCCGGCCTCTCACGCGTAA
- a CDS encoding helix-turn-helix transcriptional regulator, protein MVVEQLTDAQADRIFRALADATRRDIVSRTLRAEATVSELAADYDMSFAAVQKHVSVLEAADLVRKTPRGRERIVSAAPETLQRTRELLGAFETLWRGRIDRLDDLLGSDAAPPPPK, encoded by the coding sequence ATGGTTGTAGAACAGTTGACCGACGCACAGGCCGACCGGATCTTCCGGGCACTGGCCGACGCGACGCGCCGGGACATCGTGAGCCGCACGCTGCGTGCTGAGGCGACGGTCTCCGAGCTCGCCGCGGACTACGACATGTCGTTCGCGGCAGTGCAGAAGCACGTCAGCGTTCTCGAGGCCGCTGATCTCGTGAGGAAGACCCCCAGGGGGCGCGAACGCATCGTCTCCGCGGCACCCGAGACGCTCCAGCGCACCCGGGAGCTCCTCGGGGCATTCGAGACGCTGTGGCGCGGCCGGATCGACCGCCTCGACGATCTCCTCGGCTCCGACGCAGCACCTCCACCCCCGAAGTAA
- a CDS encoding SDR family oxidoreductase: MARIIIIGGHGHIARHLTTLLVEQGDRVTSVIRNPDHAETVTGLGAEALVADVEQLGTDEIAALVAEHDAVVWSAGAGGGNPARTYAVDRDAAIRTVDATVSAGVERFIMVSYFGASTEHGIDPENSFFAYAESKAQADEHLRASRLEWTVLGPSGLTHDEPSGTIDVDASEATQVSRANVAAVIRGALAEPLTIRRTIRFNDGDTPISEALRSV, encoded by the coding sequence ATGGCACGCATCATCATCATCGGCGGACACGGACACATCGCACGACACCTGACCACTCTGCTCGTCGAGCAGGGCGACCGGGTGACCTCCGTCATCAGGAACCCCGATCACGCGGAGACGGTCACCGGCCTCGGCGCGGAAGCGCTGGTGGCGGATGTCGAGCAGCTCGGCACAGACGAGATCGCGGCGCTCGTCGCCGAGCATGACGCAGTGGTCTGGTCGGCAGGCGCCGGCGGCGGAAACCCCGCTCGCACCTACGCCGTCGACCGGGACGCCGCGATCCGGACCGTCGACGCCACCGTCAGCGCGGGAGTCGAACGCTTCATCATGGTCTCCTACTTCGGTGCGAGCACTGAGCACGGCATCGATCCCGAGAACTCATTCTTCGCCTACGCCGAATCGAAGGCCCAGGCGGACGAGCACCTCAGGGCATCCCGACTCGAGTGGACGGTGCTCGGCCCGAGCGGACTGACGCACGACGAGCCGAGCGGAACGATCGACGTCGATGCCTCGGAGGCGACCCAGGTGTCGCGGGCGAATGTGGCCGCGGTGATCCGCGGCGCACTTGCTGAGCCTCTGACCATCCGCCGGACCATCCGCTTCAACGACGGAGACACCCCGATCAGCGAGGCCTTGCGCAGCGTGTAG